One Gossypium hirsutum isolate 1008001.06 chromosome A11, Gossypium_hirsutum_v2.1, whole genome shotgun sequence genomic window carries:
- the LOC107887211 gene encoding phospholipase D zeta 2 isoform X1, whose translation MSSERLIAENVMRSDEPRYGSTATLAWSGSFVRCGENDSIFEELPKATIVSVSRPDTGDMSPMLLSYTIEVQYKQFKWRLLKKASQVLYLHFALKKRALIEEFHEKQEQVKEWLQSLGIVDQVAVVQDDDEPDDGAFPLHNEGSSRNRNVPSIAALPILRPTLGRQQTVCDKAKVAMQGYLNHFLGNLDIVNSREVCKFLEVSKFSFSREYGPKLKEGYVMVKRLSKVTGDDDVGCFPCQWFSCWSNNWRKVWAVMKPGFLALLEDPFDTKLLDIIVFDVLPTSNDDVKSQVYLAEQIKEHNPLYYAFRVSCGSWSMDLRVTSNGKAKQWVAAINDAGVGAPEGWCYPHRFSSFAPPRGLNEDGSQSQWYVDGKAAFEAIASSIEKAKSEIFITGWWLCPELYLRRPFESNPSSRLDALLESKAKQGVQIYVLLYKEVSIALKINSLYSKKLLHNIHENIKVLRYPDHLSTGIYLWSHHEKLVIIDYQICFIGGLDLCFGRYDTAEHRVGDCTPVTWPGKDYYNPRESEPNSWEESMKDELDRGKYPRMPWHDVHCALWGPPCRDVARHFVQRWNHAKRNKAVHEQKIPLLMPQHHMVLPHYMGNSEIDIECKGDVNQRELSRQESFSSPSPFEDIPLLLPQESDGLAVSNGDQKSNGLCSRFNPSSQKHGDDARSSSSQEFEVDSLGSDAQITGTADDHYCMDPQRVLEANEMPQSYMEIPDEWWETTVTDYNEASIGEYGEIGPRIPCHCQVIRSVSQWSAGTSQTEDSIHSAYCSLIENAEHFIYIENQFFISGLAEDEIIQNRVSEALYRRILRAHKEEKCFRVIVVIPLLPGFQGGLDDFGAATVRALVDWQYRTISREKTSILHHLKTKLGPKTWDYISFYGLRSYGRLSDSCPIATSQVYVHSKLMIIDDRLAVIGSSNINDRSLLGSRDSEIGVVIEDKEFLESSMNGEPWKSGKFAHSLRCSLWCEHLGLHPGEISKINDPVLEQTYRKLWVATAETNSKIFQDVFACIPNDLILSRYILTEISSRFLFYNIDKFLSQMICFHFKHRAALRQDMANWKDKLGHTTIDLGVAPERLETVDNEEIKTEDPMERLKMVKGHLVVFPLKFMSQEDLRPVFNEREFYASPQVFH comes from the exons ATGTCTTCAGAGAGACTCATTGCAGAAAATGTTATGCGGTCTGATGAACCAAGGTATGGTTCAACAGCGACATTGGCATGGTCTGGTTCCTTCGTACGCTGTGGTGAAAACGATTCCATCTTCGAAGAACTTCCAAAGGCAACCATTGTATCTGTTTCGAGGCCTGATACAGGAGATATGAGTCCCATGCTTCTATCTTACACCATTGAAGTTCAATATAAACAGTTCAAGTGGAGATTATTGAAGAAGGCTTCACAAGTTCTATATCTACACTTTGCGTTGAAGAAGCGTGCGCTTATTGAGGAATTTCACGAAAAACAAGAACAG GTTAAAGAATGGCTTCAAAGCTTAGGGATAGTTGACCAGGTTGCGGTCGTGCAAGATGATGATGAACCTGATGATGGAGCCTTCCCGTTACACAACGAAGGAAGCTCGAGAAATAG AAATGTTCCATCTATTGCTGCTTTGCCAATTCTTCGCCCCACATTAGGAAGGCAGCAAACTGTTTGTGACAAAGCCAAAGTGGCAATGCAAGGTTATTTGAATCATTTCCTGGGAAACTTAGACATAGTGAACTCTAGAGAG GTATGCAAATTTTTGGAGGTATCTAAGTTTTCGTTTTCACGGGAATACGGCCCAAAGTTAAAAGAAGGATATGTTATGGTGAAGCGTCTATCGAAAGTCACCGGAGATGATGATGTCGGATGCTTTCCATGCCAATGGTTTAGCTGCTGGAGTAACAACTGGAGAAAG GTATGGGCGGTTATGAAACCGGGATTCTTGGCCTTGTTGGAAGATCCTTTTGACACAAAGCTTTTAGACATTATTGTTTTTGATGTACTACCAACCTCGAATGATGATGTGAAGTCTCAGGTCTATTTAGCAGAACAGATAAAAGAACATAACCCTCTGTACTATGCATTTAGG GTCTCTTGTGGAAGTTGGAGCATGGACTTGAGAGTCACGAGTAATGGTAAAGCTAAACAATGGGTTGCTGCCATTAATGATGCAGGCGTAGGGGCCCCTGAGGGCTGGTGTTATCCTCACCGTTTCAGTTCCTTTGCTCCTCCAAGAGGTTTGAATGAAGATGGCAGTCAATCTCAATGGTATGTTGATGGTAAAGCTGCATTTGAAGCCATTGCTTCTTCGATAGAGAAGGCAAAATCAGAG ATATTCATTACTGGCTGGTGGCTCTGCCCAGAGCTATATCTGAGGCGCCCTTTTGAAAGTAATCCTTCTTCTCGGCTCGATGCACTACTAGAATCAAAAGCTAAGCAAGGAGTTCAG ATTTACGTTCTTCTCTACAAGGAGGTTTCCATTGCTTTGAAAATCAATAGTTTGTATAGCAAGAAACTGCTTCATAACATTCACGAGAACATAAAGGTGCTGCGTTATCCTGACCATTTGTCGACAGGCATATATTTATG GTCCCATCATGAGAAACTTGTTATTATTGATTACCAGATATGCTTTATTGGAGGTTTAGATTTGTGCTTTGGACGGTATGACACGGCTGAACATAGAGTTGGTGATTGCACTCCCGTTACATGGCCCGGGAAGGACTATTATAATCCCAG AGAATCTGAACCTAATTCTTGGGAGGAATCAATGAAAGATGAACTGGATCGAGGAAAATATCCTCGTATGCCATGGCACGATGTCCATTGTGCTCTATGGGGACCACCTTGTCGAGATGTTGCTAGGCACTTTGTTCAACGTTGGAATCATGCCAAG AGAAATAAAGCCGTACATGAGCAAAAAATTCCATTACTTATGCCTCAACACCACATGGTCCTCCCTCATTACATGGGAAATAGTGAGATTGACATTGAATGTAAGGGAGATGTCAATCAGAGAGAACTCAGCAGACAAGAATCTTTTTCCTCACCATCGCCCTTCGAAGACATCCCGTTGCTTTTGCCCCAAGAATCCGATGGACTTGCTGTTTCTAATGGAGACCAAAAGTCAAATGGTCTGTGCAGTAGGTTCAATCCTTCGTCTCAGAAACATGGAGATGATGCGAGATCCTCATCTTCTCAAGAGTTTGAAGTTGACTCCTTAGGTTCAGATGCACAAATTACGGGTACCGCAGACGACCATTATTGCATGGATCCTCAAAGGGTCCTGGAAGCGAATGAAATGCCACAATCATATATGGAAATTCCTGATGAATGGTGGGAAACAACTGTTACTGACTATAATGAAGCTTCTATAGGTGAATATGGAGAGATCGGTCCTCGTATACCATGTCATTGTCAG GTTATCAGAAGCGTCAGCCAGTGGTCTGCAGGAACGAGTCAAACTGAAGATAGTATTCATAGTGCTTACTGTTCCTTAATTGAGAACGCAGAACATTTTATTTACATTGAG aatcaattttttatatcaGGTCTTGCTGAAGACGAAATTATACAGAACCGAGTTTCAGAAGCATTGTACAGACGGATTCTGCGAGCgcacaaagaagaaaaatgtttTCGAGTAATTGTAGTTATACCACTCTTACCAGGCTTCCAG GGAGGTCTCGATGACTTTGGTGCTGCAACTGTTAGAGCCTTAGTTGACTGGCAATATCGAACAATTTCGAGAGAGAAAACTTCGATATTGCATCATCTGAAAACAAAACTTGGACCTAAAACATGGGATTACATTTCCTTTTATGGTCTGAGATCATACGGTAGACTTTCTGATAGCTGTCCTATCGCTACAAGTCAG GTTTACGTGCATAGCAAGTTGATGATTATAGATGATCGTCTTGCTGTGATTGGTTCGTCTAATATTAATGACAGGAGTTTGCTTGGATCAAGGGACTCCGAG ATTGGAGTAGTGATTGAAGACAAGGAGTTTCTTGAATCATCTATGAACGGAGAGCCTTGGAAGTCCGGAAAGTTTGCGCATAGCTTGCGGTGCTCGCTGTGGTGTGAGCACCTTGGCCTTCATCCAGGAGAG ATCAGTAAGATCAATGATCCTGTGTTGGAACAAACTTACCGAAAACTATGGGTAGCAACCGCAGAG ACTAACAGCAAGATTTTCCAAGATGTCTTTGCCTGCATCCCAAATGATCTAATACTCTCGAGGTACATTCTGACAGAGATATCATCTCGTTTTTTGTTCTATAACATTGataaatttctttctcaaatgaTATGTTTCCACTTTAAACACAGAGCTGCTTTAAGACAAGACATGGCCAATTGGAAAGACAAGCTTGGGCACACCACCATTGATTTAGGTGTTGCACCAGAGAGACTAGAAACTGTAGACAATGAAGAAATTAAAACTGAAGATCCTATGGAAAGACTGAAAATGGTTAAGGGACATCTTGTTGTATTTCCTTTGAAGTTCATGTCTCAAGAAGATTTGAGACCTGTATTTAATGAGCGTGAGTTCTATGCTTCTCCTCAAGTGTTTCACTGA
- the LOC107887211 gene encoding phospholipase D zeta 2 isoform X2 — protein MSSERLIAENVMRSDEPRYGSTATLAWSGSFVRCGENDSIFEELPKATIVSVSRPDTGDMSPMLLSYTIEVQYKQFKWRLLKKASQVLYLHFALKKRALIEEFHEKQEQVKEWLQSLGIVDQVAVVQDDDEPDDGAFPLHNEGSSRNRNVPSIAALPILRPTLGRQQTVCDKAKVAMQGYLNHFLGNLDIVNSREVCKFLEVSKFSFSREYGPKLKEGYVMVKRLSKVTGDDDVGCFPCQWFSCWSNNWRKVWAVMKPGFLALLEDPFDTKLLDIIVFDVLPTSNDDVKSQVYLAEQIKEHNPLYYAFRVSCGSWSMDLRVTSNGKAKQWVAAINDAGVGAPEGWCYPHRFSSFAPPRGLNEDGSQSQWYVDGKAAFEAIASSIEKAKSEIFITGWWLCPELYLRRPFESNPSSRLDALLESKAKQGVQIYVLLYKEVSIALKINSLYSKKLLHNIHENIKVLRYPDHLSTGIYLWSHHEKLVIIDYQICFIGGLDLCFGRYDTAEHRVGDCTPVTWPGKDYYNPRESEPNSWEESMKDELDRGKYPRMPWHDVHCALWGPPCRDVARHFVQRWNHAKRNKAVHEQKIPLLMPQHHMVLPHYMGNSEIDIECKGDVNQRELSRQESFSSPSPFEDIPLLLPQESDGLAVSNGDQKSNGLCSRFNPSSQKHGDDARSSSSQEFEVDSLGSDAQITGTADDHYCMDPQRVLEANEMPQSYMEIPDEWWETTVTDYNEASIGEYGEIGPRIPCHCQVIRSVSQWSAGTSQTEDSIHSAYCSLIENAEHFIYIENQFFISGLAEDEIIQNRVSEALYRRILRAHKEEKCFRVIVVIPLLPGFQGGLDDFGAATVRALVDWQYRTISREKTSILHHLKTKLGPKTWDYISFYGLRSYGRLSDSCPIATSQVYVHSKLMIIDDRLAVIGSSNINDRSLLGSRDSEIGVVIEDKEFLESSMNGEPWKSGKFAHSLRCSLWCEHLGLHPGEISKINDPVLEQTYRKLWVATAETNSKIFQDVFACIPNDLILSRAALRQDMANWKDKLGHTTIDLGVAPERLETVDNEEIKTEDPMERLKMVKGHLVVFPLKFMSQEDLRPVFNEREFYASPQVFH, from the exons ATGTCTTCAGAGAGACTCATTGCAGAAAATGTTATGCGGTCTGATGAACCAAGGTATGGTTCAACAGCGACATTGGCATGGTCTGGTTCCTTCGTACGCTGTGGTGAAAACGATTCCATCTTCGAAGAACTTCCAAAGGCAACCATTGTATCTGTTTCGAGGCCTGATACAGGAGATATGAGTCCCATGCTTCTATCTTACACCATTGAAGTTCAATATAAACAGTTCAAGTGGAGATTATTGAAGAAGGCTTCACAAGTTCTATATCTACACTTTGCGTTGAAGAAGCGTGCGCTTATTGAGGAATTTCACGAAAAACAAGAACAG GTTAAAGAATGGCTTCAAAGCTTAGGGATAGTTGACCAGGTTGCGGTCGTGCAAGATGATGATGAACCTGATGATGGAGCCTTCCCGTTACACAACGAAGGAAGCTCGAGAAATAG AAATGTTCCATCTATTGCTGCTTTGCCAATTCTTCGCCCCACATTAGGAAGGCAGCAAACTGTTTGTGACAAAGCCAAAGTGGCAATGCAAGGTTATTTGAATCATTTCCTGGGAAACTTAGACATAGTGAACTCTAGAGAG GTATGCAAATTTTTGGAGGTATCTAAGTTTTCGTTTTCACGGGAATACGGCCCAAAGTTAAAAGAAGGATATGTTATGGTGAAGCGTCTATCGAAAGTCACCGGAGATGATGATGTCGGATGCTTTCCATGCCAATGGTTTAGCTGCTGGAGTAACAACTGGAGAAAG GTATGGGCGGTTATGAAACCGGGATTCTTGGCCTTGTTGGAAGATCCTTTTGACACAAAGCTTTTAGACATTATTGTTTTTGATGTACTACCAACCTCGAATGATGATGTGAAGTCTCAGGTCTATTTAGCAGAACAGATAAAAGAACATAACCCTCTGTACTATGCATTTAGG GTCTCTTGTGGAAGTTGGAGCATGGACTTGAGAGTCACGAGTAATGGTAAAGCTAAACAATGGGTTGCTGCCATTAATGATGCAGGCGTAGGGGCCCCTGAGGGCTGGTGTTATCCTCACCGTTTCAGTTCCTTTGCTCCTCCAAGAGGTTTGAATGAAGATGGCAGTCAATCTCAATGGTATGTTGATGGTAAAGCTGCATTTGAAGCCATTGCTTCTTCGATAGAGAAGGCAAAATCAGAG ATATTCATTACTGGCTGGTGGCTCTGCCCAGAGCTATATCTGAGGCGCCCTTTTGAAAGTAATCCTTCTTCTCGGCTCGATGCACTACTAGAATCAAAAGCTAAGCAAGGAGTTCAG ATTTACGTTCTTCTCTACAAGGAGGTTTCCATTGCTTTGAAAATCAATAGTTTGTATAGCAAGAAACTGCTTCATAACATTCACGAGAACATAAAGGTGCTGCGTTATCCTGACCATTTGTCGACAGGCATATATTTATG GTCCCATCATGAGAAACTTGTTATTATTGATTACCAGATATGCTTTATTGGAGGTTTAGATTTGTGCTTTGGACGGTATGACACGGCTGAACATAGAGTTGGTGATTGCACTCCCGTTACATGGCCCGGGAAGGACTATTATAATCCCAG AGAATCTGAACCTAATTCTTGGGAGGAATCAATGAAAGATGAACTGGATCGAGGAAAATATCCTCGTATGCCATGGCACGATGTCCATTGTGCTCTATGGGGACCACCTTGTCGAGATGTTGCTAGGCACTTTGTTCAACGTTGGAATCATGCCAAG AGAAATAAAGCCGTACATGAGCAAAAAATTCCATTACTTATGCCTCAACACCACATGGTCCTCCCTCATTACATGGGAAATAGTGAGATTGACATTGAATGTAAGGGAGATGTCAATCAGAGAGAACTCAGCAGACAAGAATCTTTTTCCTCACCATCGCCCTTCGAAGACATCCCGTTGCTTTTGCCCCAAGAATCCGATGGACTTGCTGTTTCTAATGGAGACCAAAAGTCAAATGGTCTGTGCAGTAGGTTCAATCCTTCGTCTCAGAAACATGGAGATGATGCGAGATCCTCATCTTCTCAAGAGTTTGAAGTTGACTCCTTAGGTTCAGATGCACAAATTACGGGTACCGCAGACGACCATTATTGCATGGATCCTCAAAGGGTCCTGGAAGCGAATGAAATGCCACAATCATATATGGAAATTCCTGATGAATGGTGGGAAACAACTGTTACTGACTATAATGAAGCTTCTATAGGTGAATATGGAGAGATCGGTCCTCGTATACCATGTCATTGTCAG GTTATCAGAAGCGTCAGCCAGTGGTCTGCAGGAACGAGTCAAACTGAAGATAGTATTCATAGTGCTTACTGTTCCTTAATTGAGAACGCAGAACATTTTATTTACATTGAG aatcaattttttatatcaGGTCTTGCTGAAGACGAAATTATACAGAACCGAGTTTCAGAAGCATTGTACAGACGGATTCTGCGAGCgcacaaagaagaaaaatgtttTCGAGTAATTGTAGTTATACCACTCTTACCAGGCTTCCAG GGAGGTCTCGATGACTTTGGTGCTGCAACTGTTAGAGCCTTAGTTGACTGGCAATATCGAACAATTTCGAGAGAGAAAACTTCGATATTGCATCATCTGAAAACAAAACTTGGACCTAAAACATGGGATTACATTTCCTTTTATGGTCTGAGATCATACGGTAGACTTTCTGATAGCTGTCCTATCGCTACAAGTCAG GTTTACGTGCATAGCAAGTTGATGATTATAGATGATCGTCTTGCTGTGATTGGTTCGTCTAATATTAATGACAGGAGTTTGCTTGGATCAAGGGACTCCGAG ATTGGAGTAGTGATTGAAGACAAGGAGTTTCTTGAATCATCTATGAACGGAGAGCCTTGGAAGTCCGGAAAGTTTGCGCATAGCTTGCGGTGCTCGCTGTGGTGTGAGCACCTTGGCCTTCATCCAGGAGAG ATCAGTAAGATCAATGATCCTGTGTTGGAACAAACTTACCGAAAACTATGGGTAGCAACCGCAGAG ACTAACAGCAAGATTTTCCAAGATGTCTTTGCCTGCATCCCAAATGATCTAATACTCTCGAG AGCTGCTTTAAGACAAGACATGGCCAATTGGAAAGACAAGCTTGGGCACACCACCATTGATTTAGGTGTTGCACCAGAGAGACTAGAAACTGTAGACAATGAAGAAATTAAAACTGAAGATCCTATGGAAAGACTGAAAATGGTTAAGGGACATCTTGTTGTATTTCCTTTGAAGTTCATGTCTCAAGAAGATTTGAGACCTGTATTTAATGAGCGTGAGTTCTATGCTTCTCCTCAAGTGTTTCACTGA